In the genome of Pseudomonas sp. LBUM920, one region contains:
- a CDS encoding ATPase, translating into MRNDAKDDFDNVPSLRADIGDDDDFEPTPATSVRSRNTPVVKVKSATTGPLWALVGALLIAFAGLAWWSFQQISLMGQQLVATQESFARISEEAAGRLQDISGKVVASEANVNNGSEALKLQIKQLEAQLQEQGKQQVGVAGQASELDQRLAQMTASTTDLANANAKLQGQVQALTDAVATLKAAQGEIKDLSADVAALKKQGNPSAAIARLEQDLVVLKSAQENQPANSDAPTNKEFDVFRIQTTRNITTLQSQVQNLQQQLNEPAKVRPLGGQ; encoded by the coding sequence ATGCGTAACGATGCTAAAGACGATTTCGACAACGTTCCCAGCCTGCGGGCTGACATCGGGGACGATGATGATTTCGAGCCGACACCCGCTACCTCCGTGCGCTCGCGCAATACGCCGGTGGTCAAGGTCAAGAGCGCCACGACCGGCCCGTTGTGGGCACTGGTGGGCGCGCTGCTGATCGCCTTTGCGGGCCTTGCCTGGTGGAGCTTTCAGCAGATCTCCCTGATGGGCCAGCAATTGGTTGCCACGCAAGAAAGCTTTGCGCGCATCAGTGAAGAAGCGGCGGGGCGTTTGCAGGACATTTCCGGCAAGGTGGTCGCCAGCGAAGCCAACGTGAACAACGGCAGCGAAGCGCTCAAGTTGCAAATCAAACAGTTGGAAGCGCAGTTGCAGGAGCAAGGCAAGCAACAGGTCGGCGTTGCCGGCCAGGCGAGCGAGCTGGACCAGCGCCTGGCGCAAATGACCGCCAGCACGACCGACCTGGCTAACGCGAATGCCAAATTGCAGGGCCAGGTGCAGGCGTTGACCGACGCGGTGGCAACGCTCAAGGCGGCGCAAGGCGAAATCAAAGACCTGTCTGCCGACGTGGCCGCCCTGAAGAAACAGGGCAACCCAAGCGCGGCGATTGCGCGCCTGGAGCAGGACCTGGTGGTACTCAAAAGCGCTCAGGAAAACCAGCCCGCCAACAGCGATGCGCCGACCAATAAAGAGTTCGACGTGTTCCGTATCCAGACCACGCGCAACATCACCACGTTGCAGAGCCAGGTGCAGAACCTGCAGCAGCAGCTCAACGAACCGGCGAAAGTCAGGCCTCTAGGGGGGCAGTGA
- a CDS encoding NAD(P)-dependent oxidoreductase, with translation MKILVTGASGFIGGRFARFALEQGLDVRVNGRRAEGVEHLVRRGAEFIQGDLNDADLVRDLCRDVEAVVHCAGAVGLWGKYQDFHQGNVLVTENVVEACLKQRVGRLVHLSSPSIYFDGRDHLGLTEEQVPKRFKHPYAATKYLAEQKVFGAQEFGLEVLALRPRFVTGAGDMSIFPRLLNMQRKNRLAIVGDGLNKVDFTSVHNLNEALLSSLLATGSALGKAYNISNGAPVPVWDVVNYVMRQMDMPQVTRYRSYGLSYSVAALNEAFCAMWPGRPEPALSRLGMQVMNKDFTLDISRARHYLDYEPKVSLWTALDEFCSWWKAQDPGLR, from the coding sequence ATGAAGATTCTGGTCACCGGCGCAAGCGGCTTCATCGGCGGGCGCTTCGCGCGGTTCGCTCTGGAGCAAGGCCTGGACGTACGGGTCAACGGGCGGCGCGCCGAAGGTGTGGAACACCTGGTACGGCGCGGTGCCGAGTTTATCCAGGGTGATTTGAATGATGCCGACCTGGTGCGCGATCTGTGCCGAGACGTCGAAGCCGTGGTGCATTGCGCCGGCGCCGTCGGGCTGTGGGGCAAGTATCAGGACTTCCATCAAGGCAATGTGCTGGTCACTGAAAACGTCGTCGAAGCCTGTCTCAAGCAGCGCGTCGGCCGGCTGGTGCACCTGTCGTCGCCGTCGATCTACTTTGACGGGCGTGATCACCTGGGACTGACCGAAGAGCAAGTGCCGAAGCGCTTCAAGCACCCGTATGCCGCTACCAAATACCTGGCGGAACAGAAGGTGTTCGGTGCCCAGGAGTTCGGCCTGGAAGTGCTGGCCTTGCGCCCGCGCTTTGTCACGGGCGCCGGTGACATGAGCATTTTTCCGCGCCTGTTGAACATGCAGCGCAAGAACCGCCTGGCCATCGTCGGCGATGGCCTGAACAAGGTCGATTTCACCAGCGTGCACAACCTCAACGAAGCGTTGCTCAGTAGTTTGCTGGCGACCGGCTCGGCGCTGGGCAAGGCCTACAACATCAGCAATGGCGCGCCCGTGCCGGTGTGGGACGTGGTCAACTACGTGATGCGCCAGATGGACATGCCCCAGGTCACGCGTTATCGGTCTTACGGCTTGTCCTACAGCGTGGCCGCGTTGAACGAGGCATTCTGCGCGATGTGGCCGGGGCGTCCGGAGCCAGCGTTGTCGCGCTTGGGCATGCAGGTGATGAACAAAGATTTCACCCTCGACATCAGCCGCGCGAGGCATTATCTCGACTACGAGCCCAAGGTCAGCCTGTGGACCGCCCTCGACGAATTCTGCAGCTGGTGGAAAGCTCAAGATCCGGGGCTCAGGTAA
- a CDS encoding LysR family transcriptional regulator ArgP codes for MFDYKLLSALAAVVEQAGFERGAQVLGLSQSAISQRIKLLEARIGQPVLVRASPPTPTDIGRRLLNHVQQVRLLERDLQSQVPALDEEGMPERLRIALNADSLATWWAEAVSDFCAEQHLLLDLVVEDQTVGLKRMRAGEVAACICASERPVAGARSLLLGAMRYRALASPAFIARHFPEGVRADQLARTPALVFGPDDFLQHRYLASLGVDGGFEHHLCPSSEGFIRLTEAGLGWGLVPELQVRDQLQTGVLVELLPDKPIDVPLYWHHWRSGGQLLGLLTDHLAQACGQWLVPYQQ; via the coding sequence ATGTTCGACTATAAATTGCTGTCTGCATTGGCCGCGGTGGTGGAACAGGCCGGCTTTGAACGTGGCGCCCAGGTGTTGGGGTTGTCGCAGTCGGCGATCTCTCAACGCATCAAGTTGCTTGAGGCGCGTATCGGTCAGCCGGTGTTGGTGCGGGCCTCGCCGCCGACGCCCACCGACATCGGCCGGCGCCTGCTCAACCACGTGCAACAGGTGCGCTTGCTGGAGCGCGACCTGCAAAGCCAGGTGCCGGCGCTGGACGAGGAGGGCATGCCCGAGCGTTTGCGCATCGCGCTGAATGCCGACAGCCTCGCCACCTGGTGGGCCGAGGCGGTCAGCGACTTTTGCGCCGAGCAGCATTTGCTGCTGGACCTGGTGGTAGAAGACCAGACCGTCGGCCTCAAGCGCATGCGCGCCGGTGAAGTGGCGGCCTGTATTTGCGCCAGCGAGCGCCCCGTGGCTGGAGCGCGCAGCCTGTTGCTCGGCGCCATGCGTTATCGCGCGTTGGCCAGCCCTGCGTTTATTGCGCGGCATTTCCCTGAGGGCGTGCGTGCCGACCAGTTGGCGCGAACACCGGCGCTGGTGTTCGGCCCGGATGATTTCCTGCAGCACCGTTACCTGGCTTCTCTGGGAGTCGATGGCGGTTTCGAGCACCATTTATGCCCTTCGTCCGAAGGCTTTATCCGTTTGACCGAAGCCGGCCTGGGCTGGGGGCTGGTGCCCGAATTACAGGTGCGCGACCAGCTGCAAACCGGCGTATTGGTCGAGTTGTTGCCAGATAAGCCCATCGACGTGCCGTTGTACTGGCATCATTGGCGCAGTGGCGGGCAACTGTTGGGCTTGTTGACCGACCATTTGGCCCAGGCATGTGGCCAATGGTTGGTGCCCTATCAGCAGTAA
- a CDS encoding ACT domain-containing protein, with amino-acid sequence MAGETALATLLRSMSPHLNDGDYVFCTLPDQRVPQGCDVIGSFREQEGLTLILERQQAEHAGLAFDYVAAWITLNVHSALEAVGLTAAFASALGKAGISCNVIAGYYHDHLFVGRSDAERAMDVLRHLAANAE; translated from the coding sequence ATGGCTGGTGAAACCGCCCTGGCAACCCTGCTGCGCAGCATGAGCCCGCACCTCAATGACGGCGATTATGTGTTCTGCACCCTGCCCGATCAGCGCGTGCCGCAAGGGTGCGACGTGATCGGCAGCTTTCGCGAACAGGAAGGCCTGACACTGATCCTTGAGCGCCAACAGGCAGAGCACGCCGGGCTGGCGTTTGACTATGTCGCTGCGTGGATCACCCTGAATGTGCACTCCGCCCTGGAAGCCGTAGGTTTAACCGCAGCCTTCGCCAGCGCGCTGGGCAAAGCCGGCATCAGTTGCAACGTGATCGCCGGTTACTACCACGACCACCTGTTTGTCGGCCGCAGCGATGCTGAGCGGGCCATGGATGTATTGCGCCACTTGGCAGCAAACGCGGAGTAA
- a CDS encoding LysE/ArgO family amino acid transporter, giving the protein MWQSYVNGLLVALGLIMAIGTQNAFVLAQSLRREHHLPVAALCIVCDAILVAAGVFGLATVLAQNPLLLAIARWGGAAFLLWYGTLALRRACSRQSLQQGENLKVRSLRAVLLSALAVTLLNPHVYLDTVLLIGSLGAQQTEPGAYVAGAASASFLWFATLALGAAWLAPWLARPATWRLLDFLVAAMMFSVAYQLISA; this is encoded by the coding sequence ATGTGGCAAAGCTATGTGAACGGGCTGCTTGTGGCCCTCGGCCTGATCATGGCGATCGGCACCCAGAATGCGTTTGTGCTGGCGCAAAGCCTGCGCCGTGAGCACCACTTGCCAGTAGCCGCGCTGTGCATCGTGTGCGACGCGATACTTGTAGCTGCCGGGGTATTCGGCCTGGCCACGGTGCTGGCGCAGAACCCGCTGCTGCTGGCAATCGCCCGCTGGGGTGGTGCGGCCTTCCTGCTGTGGTACGGCACCCTGGCGTTGCGCCGGGCCTGTTCCAGGCAAAGCCTGCAACAGGGCGAAAACCTCAAGGTGCGTTCGCTGCGCGCGGTGCTGCTCAGCGCCCTGGCGGTGACCCTGCTCAACCCGCATGTTTACCTGGACACCGTGCTGTTGATTGGCTCATTGGGCGCTCAACAAACTGAACCCGGCGCCTACGTAGCCGGTGCCGCCAGCGCATCATTCCTGTGGTTTGCCACACTGGCATTGGGCGCTGCGTGGCTGGCACCCTGGCTCGCGCGCCCCGCTACGTGGCGGCTGTTGGACTTTCTGGTGGCGGCAATGATGTTCAGCGTGGCGTATCAACTGATCAGTGCTTGA
- a CDS encoding superoxide dismutase: MAFELPPLPYAHDALQPHISKETLEYHHDKHHNTYVVNLNNLVPGTEFEGKTLEEIVKSSSGGIFNNAAQVWNHTFYWNCLAPNAGGQPTGALAEAINAAFGSFDKFKEEFTKTSVGTFGSGWGWLVKKADGSLALASTIGAGNPLTSGDTPLLTCDVWEHAYYIDYRNVRPKYVEAFWNLVNWKFVAEQFEGKTFTA, translated from the coding sequence ATGGCTTTCGAATTGCCGCCGCTGCCCTACGCACACGATGCCCTGCAGCCGCACATTTCCAAGGAAACCTTGGAATACCACCACGACAAGCACCACAACACCTATGTCGTGAACCTGAACAACCTGGTGCCAGGCACCGAGTTCGAAGGCAAGACCCTGGAAGAAATCGTCAAGTCTTCTTCGGGCGGCATCTTCAACAACGCCGCTCAGGTCTGGAACCACACTTTCTACTGGAACTGCCTGGCGCCAAACGCCGGCGGCCAACCTACCGGCGCACTGGCTGAGGCTATCAACGCCGCTTTCGGTTCGTTCGACAAGTTCAAAGAAGAGTTCACCAAGACGTCCGTCGGCACCTTCGGTTCCGGTTGGGGCTGGCTGGTGAAAAAGGCTGACGGTTCCCTGGCTCTGGCCAGCACCATCGGCGCCGGCAACCCGCTGACCAGCGGCGACACCCCGCTGCTGACCTGCGACGTCTGGGAACACGCTTACTACATCGACTACCGCAACGTGCGTCCAAAGTATGTGGAAGCGTTCTGGAACCTGGTCAACTGGAAGTTCGTGGCTGAGCAGTTCGAAGGCAAGACCTTCACTGCCTAA
- a CDS encoding bifunctional diguanylate cyclase/phosphodiesterase: protein MKLELKNSLSVKLLRVVLLSALIVGVALSVAQIVFDAYKTRQAVAGDAQRILDMFRDPSTQAVYSLDREMGMQVIEGLFQDDAVRMASIGHPNETMLAEKSRALQQSPTRWLTDLILGQERTFTTSLVGKGPYSEYYGDLSITLDTATYGKGFLVSSVIIFISGVLRALAMGLVLYLVYHWLLTKPLSRIIEHLTSINPDRPSEHKIPQIKGHERNELGLWINTANQLLESIERNTHLRHEAESSLLRMAQYDFLTGLPNRQKLQEQLDKILIDAGRRQRRVAVLCVGLDDFKSVNEQFTYQAGDKLLLALADRLRAHSGRLGALARLGGDQFALVQADIDQPYEAAELAQSILDDLEAEFALEHEQIRLRATIGITLFPEDGDSTEKLLQKAEQTMTLAKSRSRNRYQFYIASVDSEMRRRRELEKDLRDALSRDQFHLVYQPQISYRDHRVVGVEALIRWQHPEHGLVPPDLFIPLAEQNGTIIPIGEWVLDQACRQLREWHDLGFTALRMAVNLSTVQLHHTELPRVVNNLMQIYRLPPRSLELEVTETGLMEDISTAAQHLLSLRRSGALIAIDDFGTGYSSLSYLKSLPLDKIKIDKSFVQDLLDDDDDATIVRAIIQLGKSLGMQVIAEGVETAEQEAYIISEGCHEGQGYHYSKPLPARELAAYLKQSERNNAAIL, encoded by the coding sequence TTGAAGCTGGAACTCAAAAACAGCTTGTCGGTGAAGTTGCTACGGGTGGTGCTGCTGTCGGCATTGATCGTGGGCGTTGCGCTGAGCGTGGCGCAGATCGTTTTCGATGCCTACAAGACGCGCCAGGCCGTGGCCGGCGATGCTCAGCGCATCCTCGACATGTTTCGCGACCCCTCGACGCAGGCGGTCTACAGCCTGGACCGCGAAATGGGCATGCAGGTGATCGAAGGCCTGTTTCAGGACGATGCCGTGCGCATGGCCTCCATCGGCCATCCCAACGAAACCATGCTCGCCGAAAAAAGCCGCGCATTACAGCAATCGCCCACCCGCTGGCTGACCGACCTGATTCTTGGCCAGGAGCGCACCTTTACCACATCATTGGTCGGCAAAGGCCCCTACAGCGAGTATTACGGTGACCTGAGCATCACCCTGGACACGGCCACCTATGGCAAAGGTTTTCTGGTCAGCTCGGTGATCATCTTTATTTCCGGCGTACTGCGCGCCCTCGCCATGGGGCTGGTGCTGTACCTGGTCTATCACTGGCTGCTGACCAAGCCGTTGTCACGGATTATCGAGCACTTGACGTCGATCAACCCGGACCGGCCCAGCGAACACAAGATCCCCCAAATCAAAGGCCATGAACGCAACGAGCTGGGGCTGTGGATCAACACCGCCAACCAGTTGCTCGAATCCATCGAACGCAATACCCACCTGCGGCACGAGGCAGAATCGAGCCTGCTGCGCATGGCCCAGTACGACTTCCTCACCGGCCTGCCCAATCGCCAGAAATTGCAGGAGCAACTGGACAAGATCCTGATCGACGCCGGCCGCCGACAGCGCCGCGTTGCGGTGTTGTGCGTAGGCCTGGATGACTTCAAAAGCGTCAACGAACAGTTCACTTATCAGGCCGGCGACAAACTGCTGCTGGCCCTGGCCGATCGCTTGCGCGCCCACAGCGGCCGCCTCGGCGCCCTGGCCCGGCTGGGCGGCGATCAGTTCGCGCTGGTGCAGGCGGATATCGACCAACCTTACGAAGCCGCCGAACTGGCACAAAGCATCCTGGATGACCTGGAAGCCGAATTTGCCCTCGAGCATGAGCAGATTCGCCTGCGTGCGACCATCGGCATCACGTTGTTCCCGGAAGACGGCGACAGCACCGAGAAGCTGCTGCAAAAAGCCGAACAGACCATGACCCTGGCCAAGAGCCGCTCGCGCAACCGCTATCAGTTCTATATCGCCAGCGTCGACAGTGAAATGCGCCGACGCCGCGAGCTGGAAAAAGACCTGCGCGACGCCCTCAGCCGCGACCAGTTTCACCTGGTCTACCAACCGCAGATCAGCTACCGCGACCACCGCGTGGTGGGCGTGGAAGCCTTGATCCGCTGGCAGCATCCGGAACACGGCCTGGTGCCGCCCGATTTGTTCATCCCGTTGGCCGAACAGAACGGCACCATTATTCCGATTGGCGAATGGGTACTCGACCAGGCCTGCCGGCAATTGCGCGAATGGCATGACCTGGGCTTCACCGCCCTGCGCATGGCGGTCAACCTGTCCACCGTGCAGTTGCACCACACCGAGCTGCCGCGGGTGGTCAACAACCTGATGCAGATTTACCGCCTGCCGCCGCGCAGCCTTGAACTGGAAGTGACCGAGACCGGCCTGATGGAAGACATCAGCACCGCCGCCCAGCACTTGCTGAGCCTGCGCCGTTCCGGGGCGCTGATTGCGATTGATGACTTCGGCACCGGCTATTCGTCCCTCAGCTACCTGAAAAGCCTGCCGCTGGACAAGATCAAGATCGACAAGAGCTTCGTCCAGGATCTGCTCGATGACGACGACGACGCAACCATCGTGCGCGCCATTATCCAACTGGGCAAAAGCCTGGGCATGCAGGTGATCGCCGAAGGCGTGGAAACCGCCGAGCAAGAGGCCTACATCATTTCCGAGGGCTGCCACGAGGGCCAGGGCTATCACTACAGCAAACCGCTGCCAGCGCGGGAGTTGGCGGCGTATCTGAAACAGTCCGAGCGCAACAACGCGGCGATTCTCTGA
- a CDS encoding imelysin family protein yields MIRMPLATASLLAIAISLAGCGEGKDKAAAPQAPTPAASTTAPAAATPAGQVDEAAAKAVVAHYADMVFAVYSDAESTAKTLQTAIDTFLANPNDDTLKAARTAWIASRVPYLQSEVFRFGNTIIDDWEGQVNAWPLDEGLIDYVDKSYEHALGNPGANANIIANTEIQVGEDKVDVKEITPEKLASLNELGGSEANVATGYHAIEFLLWGQDLNGTGPGAGNRPASDYMTGDGATGGNNERRRTYLRAVTQLLVSDLEEMVGNWKPNVEDNYRATLEAEPATDGLRKMLFGMGSLSLGELAGERMKVSLEANSPEDEQDCFSDNTHNSHFYDAKGIRNVYLGEYTRTDGTKMTGPSLSSLVAKADPAADTTLKADLASTEAKIQVMVDHANKGEHYDQLIAAGNDAGNQIVRDAIAALVKQTGSIEAAAGKLGISDLNPDNADHEF; encoded by the coding sequence ATGATTCGTATGCCCCTGGCCACCGCCAGTCTGCTGGCCATTGCCATTTCTCTCGCCGGTTGCGGCGAAGGTAAAGACAAGGCCGCCGCGCCCCAAGCGCCGACCCCGGCTGCCAGCACCACCGCTCCAGCGGCTGCCACCCCAGCAGGCCAGGTCGACGAAGCGGCCGCCAAGGCCGTGGTCGCGCATTACGCTGACATGGTGTTCGCGGTGTACAGCGATGCCGAATCCACCGCAAAAACCCTGCAAACCGCAATCGACACCTTCCTCGCCAACCCGAACGACGACACCCTCAAAGCGGCCCGTACCGCCTGGATCGCCTCGCGCGTGCCGTACCTGCAGAGCGAAGTGTTCCGCTTCGGCAACACCATCATCGACGACTGGGAAGGCCAAGTTAACGCCTGGCCGCTGGACGAAGGCCTGATCGACTATGTCGACAAATCCTACGAACACGCCCTGGGTAACCCAGGCGCCAACGCCAACATCATCGCCAACACCGAGATCCAAGTGGGCGAAGACAAGGTCGACGTGAAAGAAATCACCCCGGAAAAACTCGCCAGCCTCAATGAGCTGGGCGGTTCCGAGGCCAACGTCGCCACCGGCTACCACGCCATCGAGTTCCTGCTGTGGGGCCAGGACCTCAACGGCACCGGCCCAGGCGCGGGCAACCGCCCTGCGTCGGACTACATGACCGGTGACGGTGCCACCGGCGGCAACAACGAGCGTCGTCGCACCTACCTGCGCGCGGTGACTCAGCTGCTGGTCAGCGACCTGGAAGAAATGGTCGGCAACTGGAAACCCAACGTCGAAGACAACTACCGCGCCACCCTGGAGGCCGAACCGGCCACCGACGGCCTGCGCAAAATGTTGTTCGGCATGGGCAGCCTGTCCCTCGGCGAGCTGGCCGGTGAGCGCATGAAGGTGTCCCTGGAAGCCAACTCGCCGGAAGACGAGCAGGACTGCTTCAGCGACAACACCCACAACTCGCACTTCTACGATGCCAAGGGTATTCGTAACGTTTACCTGGGCGAGTACACCCGCACTGACGGCACCAAGATGACGGGGCCGAGCTTGTCGTCCCTGGTGGCCAAAGCTGATCCGGCCGCCGACACCACGCTGAAGGCTGACCTGGCGTCAACCGAAGCGAAGATCCAGGTCATGGTTGACCACGCCAACAAGGGCGAGCACTACGACCAACTGATCGCCGCGGGTAACGACGCGGGCAACCAGATCGTGCGTGACGCCATCGCCGCGCTGGTCAAGCAGACCGGTTCGATTGAAGCGGCGGCGGGCAAGCTGGGTATCAGCGACTTGAACCCGGATAACGCCGACCACGAGTTCTGA
- a CDS encoding TrkH family potassium uptake protein, with the protein MALPTLRIIGFIIGIFLITLAIAMVIPMATLVIFERTSDLPSFLWASLITFLAGLALVIPGRPEHVHLRPRDMYLLTVSSWLVVCVFAALPFLLTQHISYTDSFFESMSGITATGSTVLSGLDSMSPGILMWRSLLHWLGGIGFIGMAVAILPLLRIGGMRLFQTESSDRSEKVMPRSHMVARLIVAAYVGITILGSLAFWWAGMGLFDAINHAMSAISTGGFSTSDESLAHWKQPAVHWVAVVVMILGSLPFTLYVATLRGNRRALIKDQQVQGLLGLLLVTWLVLGTWYWWTTDLPWFDALRHVAVNVTSVVTTTGFALGDYSIWGNFSLMLFFYLGFVGGCSGSTAGGIKIFRFQVAYILLKANLNQLIHPRAVIKQKYNGHRLDEEIVRSILTFSFFFAITICAIALALSLLGLDWMTALTGAASTVSGVGPGLGETIGPAGNFASLPDAAKWILSFGMLLGRLEIITVFVLCIPAFWRH; encoded by the coding sequence ATGGCGTTGCCGACCCTACGCATCATCGGTTTCATCATCGGCATCTTCCTGATCACCCTCGCGATCGCCATGGTCATTCCGATGGCCACCCTGGTGATTTTCGAACGCACCAGCGACCTGCCCTCGTTCCTGTGGGCCAGCCTGATCACCTTTCTCGCAGGTCTGGCGCTGGTCATTCCTGGCCGCCCCGAACACGTACACCTGCGCCCCCGAGACATGTACCTGCTGACCGTCAGCAGTTGGCTGGTGGTCTGCGTGTTCGCCGCGCTGCCGTTTTTACTGACCCAGCACATCAGCTACACCGACTCCTTTTTCGAAAGCATGTCGGGCATTACCGCCACCGGCTCCACCGTCTTGAGTGGGCTGGACAGCATGTCACCGGGCATCCTGATGTGGCGCTCGCTGCTGCACTGGCTGGGCGGCATCGGCTTTATCGGCATGGCGGTGGCGATCCTGCCACTGCTGCGCATTGGTGGCATGCGCCTGTTCCAGACCGAGTCCTCGGATCGCTCGGAAAAAGTCATGCCGCGCTCGCACATGGTGGCGCGCCTGATTGTGGCCGCGTATGTGGGCATCACCATCCTCGGCAGCCTGGCGTTCTGGTGGGCCGGGATGGGCTTGTTCGATGCGATCAACCACGCGATGTCGGCTATTTCCACCGGCGGGTTTTCCACCTCCGATGAGTCCCTGGCCCACTGGAAACAACCGGCGGTGCACTGGGTCGCCGTGGTGGTGATGATCCTCGGCAGCTTGCCCTTCACCCTGTATGTCGCCACCTTGCGCGGCAACCGTCGGGCGCTGATCAAGGATCAACAGGTGCAAGGCTTGCTCGGGTTGCTGCTGGTGACCTGGCTGGTACTGGGCACCTGGTACTGGTGGACCACCGACCTGCCGTGGTTCGATGCGCTGCGCCACGTGGCGGTGAACGTCACGTCGGTGGTGACGACGACCGGTTTTGCACTCGGGGACTACAGCATCTGGGGCAACTTCTCACTGATGCTGTTCTTCTACCTGGGCTTTGTTGGCGGCTGCTCGGGCTCCACGGCGGGCGGGATCAAGATCTTCCGCTTTCAGGTCGCCTACATCCTGCTCAAGGCCAACTTGAACCAGCTGATTCACCCGCGTGCAGTGATCAAGCAGAAGTACAACGGCCACCGCCTCGACGAAGAGATCGTGCGTTCGATTCTGACCTTTTCGTTCTTCTTCGCCATCACCATCTGCGCCATTGCCCTGGCACTGTCGCTACTGGGGCTGGACTGGATGACCGCATTGACTGGCGCGGCCAGCACCGTTTCCGGCGTGGGCCCGGGCCTGGGCGAAACCATCGGCCCGGCCGGTAACTTCGCCAGCCTGCCGGATGCGGCCAAGTGGATCCTGTCGTTCGGTATGCTGCTGGGCCGACTGGAGATCATTACAGTCTTTGTTCTGTGCATTCCGGCGTTTTGGCGGCACTGA
- a CDS encoding AraC family transcriptional regulator, whose amino-acid sequence MSERTTSASWAMGIVKALEMDGLDCRVLFKQLGLDYAALSDPDARFPQDSMTRLWQRAVELSGNPAIGLNMGKVVRPASFHVAGYALMSSNTLAEGFMRLVRYQRIIAESADLSFRLLPEGYALILTVHGDHLPPTRQSAEASLASALALCGWLTGRTLQPRKVLLQGDQPADLTPYKQAFHAPLEFNAPYDALIFEQADMDAPLPTANEAMALLHDRFAGEYLARFSESRVTHKARQVLCRLLPQGEPKREVVAQTLHLSQRTLQRRLQEEGTSFQTLLDDTRRELAEQYLAQPSMTLLEIAYLLGFADPSNFFRAFRRWFDATPGEYRARLLEASTVSAAKTPECTEQRL is encoded by the coding sequence ATGAGCGAACGAACAACTTCTGCAAGCTGGGCGATGGGGATAGTCAAGGCGTTGGAAATGGACGGCCTGGACTGCCGAGTGCTGTTCAAGCAATTGGGCCTGGACTACGCCGCCCTCAGTGACCCTGACGCGCGTTTCCCCCAGGATTCGATGACGCGGCTGTGGCAGCGGGCAGTTGAGCTGTCGGGCAACCCGGCGATCGGCCTGAACATGGGCAAGGTTGTTCGCCCGGCGTCGTTTCATGTAGCCGGTTATGCGCTGATGTCCAGCAACACGTTGGCCGAGGGCTTTATGCGCCTGGTGCGTTATCAGCGCATCATCGCCGAAAGTGCCGACTTGAGCTTCCGACTCTTACCTGAAGGCTATGCGCTGATTCTGACGGTGCACGGCGACCACTTGCCACCGACTCGCCAGAGCGCCGAAGCCTCGCTGGCCAGTGCTTTGGCATTGTGCGGCTGGCTGACCGGCCGCACCTTGCAACCGCGCAAAGTGCTGCTGCAAGGCGATCAACCGGCGGACCTGACGCCTTACAAACAAGCCTTCCATGCACCCCTGGAATTCAACGCACCCTATGACGCGCTGATTTTTGAGCAGGCCGACATGGATGCGCCGTTGCCCACGGCGAACGAAGCCATGGCGTTGCTGCATGATCGGTTTGCCGGTGAATACCTCGCGCGTTTTTCCGAGAGCCGCGTGACCCACAAGGCGCGGCAAGTGCTGTGCCGTCTGCTGCCCCAGGGCGAACCCAAACGCGAAGTGGTCGCCCAGACCTTGCACCTGTCCCAGCGCACCTTGCAGCGGCGCTTGCAGGAGGAGGGCACCAGTTTCCAGACATTGCTCGACGACACCCGCCGCGAACTCGCCGAGCAGTACCTGGCGCAGCCCAGCATGACCCTGCTGGAAATTGCCTACCTGTTGGGGTTTGCCGACCCGAGCAATTTTTTCCGCGCGTTCCGCCGTTGGTTCGATGCCACGCCCGGCGAATACCGGGCGCGGTTGCTCGAGGCGTCGACGGTCAGTGCCGCCAAAACGCCGGAATGCACAGAACAAAGACTGTAA
- a CDS encoding DUF962 domain-containing protein, giving the protein MENVKQFNSFAEFYPYYLSEHGNSTCRRLHFIGTTLVIGILAYAIGKGSVGLLLALPIAGYSFAWIGHFFFEKNRPATFQHPLYSLLGDFVMYRDMILGKVPF; this is encoded by the coding sequence GTGGAAAACGTCAAACAATTCAATAGCTTCGCCGAGTTCTATCCTTACTACCTGAGTGAACACGGCAACAGCACATGCCGGCGCTTGCACTTCATCGGCACCACGCTGGTGATTGGCATCCTGGCGTACGCCATCGGCAAAGGTTCGGTGGGGCTGCTGCTGGCGTTGCCCATCGCCGGTTACAGCTTCGCCTGGATCGGCCACTTCTTCTTCGAAAAGAACCGCCCGGCGACCTTCCAACACCCGCTCTACAGCCTCTTGGGCGACTTTGTGATGTACCGCGACATGATCTTGGGCAAAGTCCCTTTTTGA